Proteins encoded together in one Chloroflexi bacterium ADurb.Bin180 window:
- the mprA_1 gene encoding Response regulator MprA — MPKEILIIEDGDTIAGLLRRSLPQKGYTVVVLDCQQALLDTQRRHPSLVLLDAPEDPDLARTLCQHVRSTQSCPLIMLVDSSTSLETTEGTECLPKPVDFVALLATAETSLKQARPARVRALRVLRRGQLVLDAKTRLLTNGERHYRLTPKEFLLLRLFMTRPRQVLTHKLILREVWNTEYDGDIRTLHVHICWLRSKIEAIPHQPELLRTVRGVGYRFDTSS, encoded by the coding sequence GTGCCGAAAGAGATCCTGATCATTGAGGATGGGGATACTATCGCAGGCCTGCTCAGACGCAGCCTGCCCCAGAAGGGCTACACCGTCGTGGTGCTGGACTGCCAGCAAGCTCTCCTAGACACCCAGAGGCGTCACCCTAGCCTGGTCTTGCTGGACGCGCCTGAGGACCCAGACCTGGCCCGTACCCTTTGCCAGCATGTGCGTAGCACGCAGAGTTGCCCCCTGATCATGCTGGTCGACTCTTCAACTTCTCTCGAAACAACCGAAGGTACAGAATGTCTGCCCAAGCCGGTGGACTTTGTCGCTCTGCTGGCCACTGCCGAGACATCGCTCAAGCAGGCCAGGCCCGCACGGGTGCGCGCCCTCCGCGTGCTTCGCAGGGGCCAACTGGTGCTGGACGCCAAAACCCGTCTGCTCACCAACGGAGAGAGGCACTACCGCCTCACTCCCAAGGAGTTCCTCCTGTTGCGGCTCTTCATGACCAGGCCGCGTCAGGTGCTGACTCACAAGCTCATCCTGCGCGAGGTGTGGAACACCGAGTACGACGGAGACATCCGCACGCTTCACGTTCATATATGCTGGCTGCGCAGCAAGATCGAGGCCATTCCGCACCAGCCCGAGCTCTTGCGTACGGTGCGCGGCGTGGGCTATCGCTTTGACACGTCTTCCTAA
- a CDS encoding Septum formation initiator produces MKKETRLPISPSDMMAVVASTALFIFALAFSGKLLEGYRLRQHDAMLSAEIHALQEQKHALEARLEEVKTPAYIERVAREQYHWVKAGESLVVTVFHELPVAPAAAGAGSSGSTPGTVQNQTGPYWAAWWELLVGRE; encoded by the coding sequence GTGAAGAAAGAGACCCGTCTTCCCATTTCGCCAAGTGATATGATGGCGGTTGTGGCGTCGACCGCGTTGTTTATCTTTGCGCTAGCTTTCAGCGGCAAGTTGCTGGAAGGGTATCGGTTACGCCAGCACGATGCAATGCTGTCGGCTGAGATTCACGCCTTGCAAGAACAAAAGCACGCGCTCGAGGCGCGGCTTGAAGAGGTCAAGACCCCCGCTTACATAGAACGGGTGGCTCGAGAGCAATATCACTGGGTGAAGGCAGGAGAAAGCCTGGTAGTCACGGTCTTTCATGAGTTGCCTGTTGCTCCCGCTGCTGCTGGTGCTGGCTCGAGTGGCTCCACGCCTGGCACCGTGCAAAATCAGACGGGCCCGTACTGGGCAGCCTGGTGGGAGCTTCTTGTAGGCAGAGAATAG
- a CDS encoding membrane protein (6-pyruvoyl-tetrahydropterin synthase related domain; membrane protein): MSMTAPVRKVGARLSPLAREWGPVLFLSLLPAMPLLLGSGIVNTRAGGDSPFLLIRLQQLAVNLRNGIFPVRWMPQAAYGLGYPFFNFYASLPYYIAALLKLAGLGYLLSIKFTQALGFVLAGLAMYSLLKQLGRSKLASLIGSLTYGCAPFHLVNVYVRGDSLSEFYAFVFYPFILCSFLSLSRLRSLRPLRSTFPTLAVAALSYAGLMLTHNLSAFIFTPFLLLYILLLLHKGEPGTRLRALFLAAAAMAGGLLLSAWFWVPALLERYSVSLEDMTTGYFNYAQHFRSTNLVQLRWLFDYGITAEANPFRMGLVQALLVVAGVVCIAVRWLRTRRVDFGDAYAVLLLALSTWMITPWSSRVWEKLPLLPMVQFPWRFLSVQAVAAGILASGLVPRRQPIRWTLALILGAATLASAMGNLRPEPLLIREEEVTPKRLTQYEYFTANIGTTIRADWLPSSVDPRPFISEATLSPGIRPAPLVLHGQADAIALLNSSATSETWRTSVATTDALLAFQIYYFPGWRASVDGREAPIQQLPGLGYIGLSLPEGTHQIHLWLGRTRNRLVAELASAAAVVALLALWIWIARHDPSTLRKLLAGSLVCVSWLGLALLSNSAKPSTRPLPADSAEAPVDLTMDFDRVPYLHHNPDGVAFPGVGRFISYAESSTSVRAGELLTVTTRWSNVTNQPAIVALDLVTPAWHLFDVPVKIAESSSPLLAGTMEHVLVVPTNINRGLYLLRLELRLNGTAIRPVDSRGETLGTTYLIPVYIDALHLDPDKGHFAAGFGDNIHLVDVEAIQRVAGQLDVRLTWSTRSSIPHNYKVALRLRDSTAHEVARLDVQPGYGFYPTSMWRPGELVWDHYLLPVDDGTPPAGNYTLDVTLYESASLTPVGAASFPNVALTMPTVRDSLPAAPLLAPGLVLLESHLEASALRSGEKLSTWLKWGTLALLPADVHARLSLRDQGGAVVASRLAPLAEQFPTSQWPRGCVIQQHCALLLDRNLPSGTYSLIVEVLDESDTVLGSSALSETVQVSTPERNFELPPLQHPASADYGGQLRLAGYDLQHNRAEITLTLYWQSLSLMNTDYKVFVHLFDLATERIATQQDTLIGEVDHPTAQWVPDEVVTQTVRLSLNDVPAGRYTLALGVYDPQRRLPVTAPSSFTISADRLLLPQEIDQR; the protein is encoded by the coding sequence ATGAGCATGACTGCCCCGGTCCGCAAGGTAGGGGCGCGCCTGTCTCCCCTGGCTCGCGAATGGGGACCGGTGCTGTTTCTGTCTCTGCTCCCCGCAATGCCGCTCCTCCTTGGGAGCGGCATTGTTAATACTCGCGCTGGCGGCGACAGCCCATTCCTGCTCATTCGCCTGCAACAACTGGCGGTCAATCTCCGCAACGGCATTTTCCCGGTGCGATGGATGCCCCAGGCTGCCTACGGGCTGGGGTATCCTTTCTTTAACTTTTACGCCTCACTGCCTTACTACATTGCTGCACTGCTCAAGCTCGCCGGGCTCGGCTACTTGCTCTCTATCAAGTTCACACAGGCTCTGGGCTTTGTGCTGGCTGGGCTGGCGATGTACTCGCTGCTCAAGCAACTGGGCCGGTCCAAGCTGGCGAGTCTCATCGGCTCCCTGACCTATGGCTGTGCCCCTTTCCACCTGGTCAATGTCTATGTGCGCGGCGACTCTCTGTCCGAGTTCTATGCCTTTGTCTTCTACCCGTTCATCCTTTGCTCCTTCTTGTCGCTGAGCAGATTGCGTTCTCTTCGTCCGCTGAGGAGCACGTTCCCGACGCTGGCCGTCGCTGCGCTGTCCTATGCTGGCCTGATGCTGACCCACAACCTCTCTGCATTCATCTTTACGCCGTTTCTACTGCTTTACATTCTGCTGCTCCTTCACAAAGGAGAACCAGGCACTCGTCTCAGAGCCCTCTTCCTCGCGGCAGCAGCAATGGCAGGTGGACTGTTGTTGAGCGCCTGGTTCTGGGTTCCGGCGCTTCTCGAGAGATACAGTGTGTCCCTTGAGGACATGACTACCGGTTACTTTAACTATGCACAGCATTTTCGGAGCACCAACCTGGTACAGCTCCGCTGGCTCTTTGACTATGGCATCACTGCCGAGGCCAACCCATTCCGGATGGGGCTGGTGCAGGCACTGCTCGTTGTTGCTGGCGTGGTGTGCATCGCGGTCCGGTGGCTGCGCACACGGCGCGTTGATTTCGGTGATGCCTACGCCGTGCTGCTTCTGGCGCTTTCCACCTGGATGATCACACCCTGGTCCAGCCGCGTGTGGGAAAAGCTACCTCTCCTGCCAATGGTTCAGTTCCCGTGGCGCTTCCTCTCCGTACAGGCAGTCGCTGCGGGGATACTGGCATCGGGTCTGGTTCCCAGGCGGCAGCCCATACGGTGGACGCTTGCTCTGATTCTTGGCGCAGCCACGCTGGCCAGCGCAATGGGCAATCTGCGCCCGGAACCGCTGTTGATTCGCGAAGAAGAGGTGACGCCGAAGAGGCTCACCCAGTACGAGTACTTTACCGCCAACATAGGAACAACGATACGGGCCGACTGGCTGCCGAGTTCCGTCGATCCACGGCCATTCATCTCGGAGGCAACTCTCTCACCGGGCATCAGACCAGCCCCGCTGGTGCTGCACGGTCAGGCAGACGCGATTGCACTGCTCAACAGCTCTGCTACGTCCGAAACCTGGCGGACCTCTGTCGCAACGACCGATGCCCTGTTGGCCTTTCAGATCTACTACTTCCCGGGCTGGCGGGCCAGCGTCGACGGTCGCGAAGCACCCATTCAGCAACTGCCCGGGCTGGGCTACATTGGCCTGTCGCTGCCCGAGGGCACCCATCAGATCCACCTCTGGCTGGGCAGAACTAGGAATCGCCTCGTCGCGGAGCTGGCCTCTGCGGCAGCCGTTGTGGCACTCCTGGCTCTCTGGATATGGATTGCCCGGCACGATCCTTCTACCCTCCGCAAGCTGCTCGCTGGCAGCCTGGTCTGTGTGTCTTGGCTCGGCCTGGCTCTCCTCTCCAATTCGGCGAAGCCTTCAACACGGCCCTTGCCGGCCGATTCAGCAGAGGCCCCTGTAGACCTGACTATGGATTTCGACCGCGTGCCCTACCTGCACCACAACCCTGATGGTGTGGCTTTCCCCGGTGTCGGCAGATTCATCAGCTACGCGGAGTCTTCTACCAGTGTCCGCGCCGGAGAACTGCTGACAGTCACCACTCGCTGGAGCAACGTCACCAATCAGCCGGCCATCGTTGCGCTTGATCTAGTCACGCCTGCCTGGCACCTGTTCGACGTTCCGGTCAAGATAGCAGAGAGCTCGTCGCCTCTCTTGGCCGGAACGATGGAGCACGTTCTCGTGGTTCCCACCAATATCAATCGTGGTCTCTACCTGTTGCGACTAGAGTTGCGCCTGAACGGCACCGCGATCCGCCCGGTCGATTCACGAGGCGAGACGCTGGGAACGACGTATCTTATCCCAGTGTACATCGACGCGTTGCATCTCGATCCAGATAAGGGCCATTTCGCGGCAGGGTTCGGAGACAACATTCATCTGGTCGATGTAGAGGCTATCCAGCGTGTCGCCGGGCAGCTAGACGTGAGGCTGACCTGGAGCACACGGTCCAGCATCCCTCACAACTACAAAGTAGCACTGCGGCTGAGGGATTCGACAGCACACGAAGTAGCCCGCCTGGATGTACAGCCGGGGTACGGTTTCTATCCCACGAGCATGTGGCGTCCCGGCGAGCTAGTCTGGGACCATTATCTGCTTCCTGTGGACGACGGCACTCCACCGGCTGGCAACTATACTCTCGACGTAACCCTCTACGAGTCTGCGTCCCTGACACCGGTGGGCGCGGCCAGTTTTCCCAACGTCGCTCTGACCATGCCAACGGTGAGGGATAGTCTACCGGCAGCTCCGCTTCTTGCTCCTGGACTGGTCCTGCTGGAAAGTCACCTTGAGGCAAGCGCTCTGCGCAGCGGCGAAAAGCTCAGCACCTGGCTAAAATGGGGGACTCTGGCCTTGCTCCCCGCTGATGTCCACGCCCGCCTCTCTCTGCGAGATCAGGGAGGTGCGGTCGTGGCCAGCCGCCTGGCTCCACTCGCAGAACAGTTCCCTACTTCTCAGTGGCCTCGAGGGTGCGTCATTCAGCAGCACTGTGCATTGCTTCTTGACCGGAATCTCCCCAGCGGTACCTACTCGCTCATCGTCGAGGTCCTGGACGAGTCCGATACCGTGTTGGGCAGCTCTGCGCTGTCCGAGACAGTGCAGGTATCAACACCCGAGCGCAACTTTGAGCTTCCGCCTCTACAGCACCCCGCAAGTGCTGACTATGGAGGCCAGCTTCGCCTCGCCGGATACGACCTGCAACACAATCGAGCCGAGATCACCCTGACGCTGTACTGGCAGTCCCTCAGCCTGATGAACACCGATTACAAGGTCTTTGTACATCTGTTTGATCTGGCCACAGAGAGGATCGCCACGCAGCAGGATACCCTGATTGGGGAAGTGGATCATCCAACAGCACAGTGGGTACCCGATGAGGTCGTAACGCAGACAGTGCGCCTGTCCCTGAATGATGTGCCTGCCGGGCGCTACACACTCGCGCTCGGCGTCTATGACCCGCAGAGGCGACTGCCCGTCACCGCGCCTTCGTCGTTCACCATCTCTGCGGACCGTTTGCTGCTGCCCCAGGAGATAGACCAGCGCTAG